A genomic window from Sceloporus undulatus isolate JIND9_A2432 ecotype Alabama chromosome 9, SceUnd_v1.1, whole genome shotgun sequence includes:
- the LOC121916212 gene encoding SLAM family member 9-like, translated as MKWLHWTLLLLSLLLLDLPGSSREEKVEEVIGAQGELVTFQMEIPGPFTRITWLRIKTKDVDSVAVLKPQENCATTILLPDLEGRLNVSRDCKGLQVKNLNQDDSGTYQAQIQLDGQEEPLLLFFDLHVYKRLSDADLSIHCKGIGNGT; from the exons ATGAAGTGGCTGCACTGGACTCTTCTGCTCCTGTCTCTTCTTCTGCTGG ACCTTCCAGGATCCTCCAGGGAAGAAAAGGTAGAAGAAGTCATTGGGGCTCAGGGGGAGTTGGTCACTTTCCAGATGGAGATCCCTGGACCATTTACAAGAATTACCTGGCTGAGAATCAAGACAAAAGATGTTGACAGTGTTGCTGTTTTGAAGCCACAGGAAAACTGTGCAACCACCATACTCCTCCCAGACTTGGAAGGGCGGCTGAACGTCTCCAGAGACTGCAAGGGGCTACAAGTCAAAAACCTGAACCAAGATGACTCTGGAACATACCAAGCCCAAATACAACTAGATGGTCAGGAAGAACCATTACTTTTGTTCTTTGACCTTCATGTGTACA AACGTTTGTCGGATGCTGACCTGAGCATCCATTGTAAAGGGATTGGGAATGGCACTTAG
- the NHLH1 gene encoding helix-loop-helix protein 1, translated as MMLNSDQTETDLQPTHSETESVFSDCGGGQGVGADEAVAHSLCAQSRVAESGDAMKKDLQHLSREERRRRRRATAKYRTAHATRERIRVEAFNMAFAELRKLLPTLPPDKKLSKIEILRLAICYISYLNHVLDV; from the coding sequence ATGATGCTAAATTCAGACCAGACGGAGACTGACCTCCAGCCCACCCATTCGGAGACGGAGTCGGTCTTCAGCGACTGCGGAGGCGGACAAGGGGTCGGAGCGGACGAGGCGGTTGCCCACAGCTTGTGTGCCCAGTCCCGGGTGGCCGAATCTGGCGATGCCATGAAGAAGGACCTCCAGCACCTCAGCCGAGAAGAACGGAGGCGGAGGCGCCGCGCCACGGCCAAGTACCGAACGGCCCACGCCACGCGGGAGAGGATCCGGGTGGAGGCCTTCAACATGGCCTTTGCCGAGCTCCGCAAGCTCCTGCCCACTTTGCCCCCGGACAAGAAGCTCTCCAAAATCGAGATCCTGCGGCTGGCCATCTGCTACATCTCCTATCTGAACCATGTGCTGGACGTTTGA